From Micromonospora echinospora:
CCGGCCACCCGTACCAAGGTTCTCCTAGTCGACGACCACGACCTCATCCGCAAGGGCCTGCGGCACGCCTTCGAGCGTGACCGCCAGTTCGAGGTCGTGGGCGAGGCCGCCACCGCCGCGGAGGGCGTGCGCCAGGCCGGCGCGCTCCAGCCCGACGTGGTGATCATGGACCTTCGCCTGCCCGACGGCAGCGGCCTGGAGGCCACCCGCGCCCTGCGCAAGTCCAGCGCGTCGATGGGCATCGTCGTGCTGACCATGTACGCCGGCGACGACCAGCTCTTCGGTGCCCTGGAGGCCGGCGCGAGCGCGTTCGTGCCGAAGACCGCGCCGGCCGACGAGGTGGTCGCCGCGGCCCGGCACGCCGCCTCCTCCCCCAGCGCGTTCACCGCCGCCGACCTGGCCGAGGCGATGAAGCGCCGGCTGGCGCCGTCCGGCCCGCAGCTGTCCCCCCGCGAGGGCCAGGTGCTGCGGCTGCTCGCCGACGGCATGAGCGTGGCCGGCATCGCCAAGCAGCTGTTCGTCAGCGAGTCGACCGCCAAGACCCACATCTCCAAGCTCTACGAGAAGCTGGGCGCGGCCAACCGGGCCCAGGCGCTGATGACCGCGCTGCGGCTGGGCCTGCTCGAGGCCCCGGACGCGCCCAAGTTCTGAGGCACACCGCCGGAAGAGGCCCCGTCCGCCACGGACGCGGGCCTCTTCGGCGTCACGGGTGCGGCTGACCGCGCACGGTGAACGGCCGGACGCATAGCGACGACGGTCTTTGCACCACGACGGCGGAGGGGCAGAATACGCGGGTGATCCGCGCGGCGGTGACGGCCGCGCGTCGTCGACACCCGAGGGGCAGGACATGCAGCGGCCGGACTGGGCACCCGAGACGATCGACATCGAACGCCCCAGCGTCGCCCGCATGTACGACTACTACCTCGGCGGCTCGCACAACTTCGCCGCCGACCGGGCCGCCGCCCGGGCGATGGTGGAGGCGGTGCCGGAGGCCCCGCTGATGGCCCAGGCCAACCGCGCGTTCCTGCGCCGGGCGGTGCAGTACCTCGCCGGGACCGGCGTCCGCCAGTTCCTGGACATCGGCTCCGGCATCCCCACCGTCGGCAACGTCCACGAGATCGCCCAGGGCATCGACCCGGAGTCGCGCGTCGTCTACGTCGACGTGGACCCGGTGGCGGTGGCACACAGCCAGGAGATCCTGGCCGGCAACGATCGCGCCACGGTGCTCCAGGAGGACCTGCGCAACCCGGAGGCGATCCTGGCCCACCCGGAGGTCACCCGGCTGCTGGACTTCACACAGCCGGTCGCGGTGATGGTCGTGGCGGTGCTGCACTTCATCCCGGACACCGACCGCCCCGAGGAGATCCTGCGGACGCTGCGCGCGGCGCTGGCGCCCGGCAGCCACCTGGTGCTCTCCCAGGCCAGCGAGGACGGCCGCGCGGGCACCGGCGAACGGGCCGAGGCGGAGCGGGTCTACCGGCGCACCGACAACCAGCTCTGGATCCGCAGCCGGGCCGAGCTGACCGCGCTCTTCGACGGCTTCGAGCTGGTCGACCCGGGCGTGGTGTGGGTGCCGCAGTGGCGGCCGGACTCCCCCGACCAGGCCGAGAACGCCGAGCGGGCGGTCTTCATGGGCGGCGTCGGGCGGCTCGGTGGGTGACGACGCGACCCGCTGCCGGCCCGGCGTGTTCGCCCGGGCCTGGGCGAAGGCCGTCTCCGGGACCAGCTACCTGCCGATGGCGCAGACGCAGCTGGAGGAGATGTTGCAGCGGCTCACCGAACGGCTGG
This genomic window contains:
- a CDS encoding response regulator transcription factor, which produces MTSSPTPATRTKVLLVDDHDLIRKGLRHAFERDRQFEVVGEAATAAEGVRQAGALQPDVVIMDLRLPDGSGLEATRALRKSSASMGIVVLTMYAGDDQLFGALEAGASAFVPKTAPADEVVAAARHAASSPSAFTAADLAEAMKRRLAPSGPQLSPREGQVLRLLADGMSVAGIAKQLFVSESTAKTHISKLYEKLGAANRAQALMTALRLGLLEAPDAPKF
- a CDS encoding SAM-dependent methyltransferase → MQRPDWAPETIDIERPSVARMYDYYLGGSHNFAADRAAARAMVEAVPEAPLMAQANRAFLRRAVQYLAGTGVRQFLDIGSGIPTVGNVHEIAQGIDPESRVVYVDVDPVAVAHSQEILAGNDRATVLQEDLRNPEAILAHPEVTRLLDFTQPVAVMVVAVLHFIPDTDRPEEILRTLRAALAPGSHLVLSQASEDGRAGTGERAEAERVYRRTDNQLWIRSRAELTALFDGFELVDPGVVWVPQWRPDSPDQAENAERAVFMGGVGRLGG